AAAGTGTCAGGAGGCCGTTCTTCATTCGACCAAAATAATGAGAATGAATTTGGGGTGCAACTTCCATGCAGCGTAGTTTTGATCCTATTGCGAAAGCACGCGTTTGCTGGAAGTTAATGCGCTTTGGATCACCAATAACGCTAAATTGCCAGCAAAATTGATGTCCGTGAATCCGATTCGACAAAAACTGTTCCTGCTGATTGTCCTGGCCGCCGTCGGCGCGACAGGCTGTGTTTCCATTCCAAAAGGACCGCTCAATGGCGGGAAACAAATTGCCGTCGGCCCGGGAACCGAAGATTTGATTTTGGATGATTTCGGCGATCGTCCACGCATTTTGATTTCCTGCGATGATCGCCGCCATGGCGTTCATTCGCAGTTTGGCGCCATTTGCAGCTATGATCCGGCGACAGGAAAAGTGGATACCCTACGAATGAAAGAATACCCTCACGGATTGGCATTCCGGCCACACGGCATTGATTTGCAGCAAATTGGGGAGCGGTTGCATCTATTTGTCGTCTGCCACGACGACACTGCCGGCCACCACTGGATCGCTGATTTTCAAGTAGATGGCAACGATTTACTTTGGGTGCAAAATTTCCATTCGGGAATGCTCACGTCCCCAAATGGCGTTGCTGCGATGCCAAGCGGGGATTTGTATGTGACCAACGACCATCTCAAACGCGGAGACAACGCTGAGTCCCTCTTCAAGAAAAAAGTCGCCGAAATCATCCATTTCCGCCCGGATCGCAGCGATGAAGTGGCTTACAAAGGTATTGCCTACGGCAATGGCATCACGCAACGCAACGGCTACGTGTACGTGGCTGCCACCGTTGAAAATGCTATTTACAGATTCAAAGTCAACACAGACGGGACTTTGGGTGACAAAACCAGGATCGCAAAGGTCAAAGGACCCGACAATTTGCGCTGGGATGGGGACGACCTGCTGGTAGCCTGCCATTTGCGCCTTTTGAAATTTCTTGCACACGCTAAAAATGCAAAAAAGCGCAGTCCCACAACTGTTTACCGCATTCAGCCGGGAAATATGAAACCGATTGCTGTCTATGGCGACAAGGGTAAAACGATTTCTGGCGGATCCACAGCCTTGATGTTCAAGGACCGATTGTTCGTGAGCCAAGTGTTTGAAAACTGGATCGTTGAGGTCCAAAAGTAAACCGGTTGTGGAGAAATAGGAGTGCAATTCACCAAAAATGGACTGAATTTTGCCTTTCAAAGGAATCTGAATTTACTCGAAATCCCATTCGTTATGAAGAATCGCTATTTCATCGCCCTTTTGCTCATTGCGGTCACGCTAGGCGGTTGCAAGTCGATGCGTGAGTTGAAGAATCTCACAAAGTGTCAGTTCCGGATCGGAACGGTGAAGGGGATTACCCTTGCCGGCGTCAACATTCAGACCGTTCGCCGATTTGCAGATTTGAAGCTCACCGATGCCACCAAGGTCGGCGCTGCTTTGGCATCCGGCAATCTTCCTTTGGCGATGACGATCAATTTGGAGGTAAAAAACCCCAATAAGTCGCTTGCAGCCATGAATCGTATGGAATGGATCGCAGTCATCGATCAGTATGACATCCTCAACGGAATCGTTGGCAATCGTATCGAGGTAGCACCCAATGGGGGAGTGGCGACAATTCCTTTGACCGTGAGTGCCAACTTGAGAAGCGTCCTGAAAACCCTCGGCAAAACCGAATTGCTGGACTTTGGGATGGGGTTGACCGACCAAAGTGACCGGCCTTCGCGGGTGGCCTTGAAGCTGAAGCCGACCATCATGGTGGGCAAACATCCGCTGGAGTATCCGGGATGGCTCACGGTGAAGCGCGAGTTTACCTCGCAGTAATTTGATGCAAGCAATGCCAAAGGCATTCCTTGCTGATCCAGCCCTTGGTTTTTCAAACGGATTGTTGATATTCGAAGAAGAAAAATAGATTCACAATGTCGATTCGCCCATTTCACCTTGCATTTCCGGTCAAAGACCTGGACGCAACCCGTAAGTTTTATACCGAAACCCTCGGCTGTCGCGTAGGG
The nucleotide sequence above comes from Bacteroidota bacterium. Encoded proteins:
- a CDS encoding SMP-30/gluconolactonase/LRE family protein, which produces MNPIRQKLFLLIVLAAVGATGCVSIPKGPLNGGKQIAVGPGTEDLILDDFGDRPRILISCDDRRHGVHSQFGAICSYDPATGKVDTLRMKEYPHGLAFRPHGIDLQQIGERLHLFVVCHDDTAGHHWIADFQVDGNDLLWVQNFHSGMLTSPNGVAAMPSGDLYVTNDHLKRGDNAESLFKKKVAEIIHFRPDRSDEVAYKGIAYGNGITQRNGYVYVAATVENAIYRFKVNTDGTLGDKTRIAKVKGPDNLRWDGDDLLVACHLRLLKFLAHAKNAKKRSPTTVYRIQPGNMKPIAVYGDKGKTISGGSTALMFKDRLFVSQVFENWIVEVQK